Proteins encoded in a region of the Planococcus shixiaomingii genome:
- a CDS encoding aldo/keto reductase: MELAIGSTKTLHNGIEMPRFGLGVYKMTDKEIAVEAMVSAINGGYRAIDTASLYDNEREVGEAVRASTAKREDLFITSKVWNTDQGYDKTLWAFEASLERLGFDYLNLYLTHWAVPGKYEDTYRALQRLYDEKMVRAIGVSNHQQHHLEKLLVTAHTKPMVNQIELHPHLTQEPLREFCAANDIAVTAWSPLARGTLMEEGLLQKIAEAHGKTVAQVIIRWHLQSDLIVIPKSVTPSRIVENADVYDFALTTEEMALIDALNQDRRTGGTHPDDITA, translated from the coding sequence ATGGAATTAGCGATAGGTTCGACAAAAACTTTACATAATGGAATTGAAATGCCGCGTTTCGGGCTCGGCGTCTACAAAATGACCGATAAAGAAATTGCGGTGGAAGCGATGGTATCAGCTATTAATGGAGGGTACCGAGCCATTGACACAGCATCTCTCTACGACAATGAACGTGAGGTGGGCGAAGCGGTCCGAGCCTCTACGGCAAAGCGGGAAGATTTGTTTATCACTTCAAAAGTATGGAACACTGACCAAGGTTATGATAAAACCTTATGGGCGTTTGAAGCGTCGCTTGAGCGATTGGGCTTTGATTATTTGAATTTGTATTTGACGCATTGGGCAGTTCCAGGGAAATACGAAGATACGTACCGGGCTCTCCAACGGTTATACGATGAAAAAATGGTGCGTGCTATCGGTGTTTCCAATCATCAGCAGCACCATCTTGAAAAGCTGTTGGTAACCGCCCACACCAAGCCGATGGTCAACCAAATCGAGCTCCATCCGCATTTAACGCAAGAACCACTGCGTGAGTTTTGTGCAGCAAATGATATTGCGGTCACCGCATGGTCACCTTTAGCGCGTGGAACGTTAATGGAAGAAGGGCTGCTTCAGAAAATTGCGGAAGCCCATGGCAAGACAGTCGCGCAAGTCATCATTCGTTGGCATCTGCAAAGTGATTTGATCGTCATTCCAAAATCCGTGACGCCATCACGAATTGTGGAAAATGCCGATGTCTATGACTTCGCGTTAACGACAGAAGAGATGGCTCTAATTGATGCACTCAATCAAGACCGTCGTACTGGTGGCACACATCCTGACGACATTACAGCTTAA
- the trmL gene encoding tRNA (uridine(34)/cytosine(34)/5-carboxymethylaminomethyluridine(34)-2'-O)-methyltransferase TrmL produces the protein MAIHIVLYQPLIPANTGNIARSCAGTGVKLHLIRPLGFSTDDKMLKRAGLDYWEHVDLTYYDSLQELFDRYADGEFYYITKFGTKTYTTFDYSNQEKDYFFVFGQETKGLPKELIEQNQDHCLRIPMNDHIRSLNLSNTAAILIYEALRQQDFPGIQ, from the coding sequence TTGGCTATACACATCGTTTTGTACCAACCGCTGATTCCGGCAAATACCGGAAACATTGCCCGCTCTTGTGCGGGAACAGGAGTGAAATTACATTTGATCCGGCCGCTTGGCTTTTCAACGGATGATAAAATGCTTAAACGTGCAGGCCTTGATTACTGGGAGCATGTGGATTTGACTTACTACGATTCGTTGCAGGAGCTGTTTGACCGCTATGCGGACGGAGAGTTCTACTATATTACAAAGTTTGGTACGAAAACATACACAACATTCGATTATTCAAATCAAGAAAAAGACTATTTCTTTGTTTTCGGCCAAGAAACAAAAGGATTGCCGAAAGAATTGATCGAACAAAACCAAGACCATTGCTTGCGGATTCCGATGAATGACCATATCCGCTCATTGAATTTGTCCAATACCGCGGCGATTTTAATTTATGAAGCATTGCGCCAACAAGACTTTCCAGGAATCCAATGA
- the queG gene encoding tRNA epoxyqueuosine(34) reductase QueG: MNLEGFQQELVAYASEIGIDKIGFASAEPFYNLRHRLIRQQQLKYQSGFEEPDIEKRTRPDLLLDEAVSIIAIAIAYPSKMSNAPQGVKGARRGIFSRSSWGKDYHAALRERLTLLEAFIAAHYPEARMRSMVDTGELSDRAVAERAGIGWSAKNTNIITPEFGSYVYLGEMITNIPFRFDEPMEDQCGDCRLCIDSCPTGAIVEGGQLNAQRCVSFLTQTKGFLPDEFRTIIGNRLYGCDTCQTVCPKNKRKANQIHTEFEPDPEIAKPLLEPLLTISNKEFRAKFGYISGSWRGKKPIQRNAILALAHFKEASAVPALIELLNKDERPVIRGTAAWAIGKIGTEEGLLALKQAEQQEQDQEVLEEIQKGLAFFAEELKG; this comes from the coding sequence ATGAATCTCGAAGGGTTTCAACAAGAGCTTGTTGCATATGCCTCTGAAATTGGGATTGATAAAATCGGTTTTGCTTCGGCGGAGCCTTTTTATAATTTGCGGCACCGCCTCATCCGCCAGCAGCAGTTGAAATACCAGTCCGGCTTTGAAGAGCCGGATATAGAAAAACGTACACGGCCGGACCTCTTGCTGGATGAAGCGGTAAGCATCATCGCCATTGCAATTGCGTATCCGTCCAAGATGTCAAATGCTCCACAAGGCGTCAAAGGAGCTAGGCGCGGAATTTTCTCCAGGTCGTCTTGGGGGAAAGATTACCACGCGGCTCTTAGAGAGCGGCTAACGTTACTTGAAGCCTTTATCGCTGCGCATTACCCGGAAGCCCGTATGCGGTCGATGGTGGACACAGGCGAGCTGTCTGACCGGGCAGTGGCGGAACGGGCCGGCATTGGCTGGAGTGCGAAGAATACGAATATCATCACACCGGAGTTCGGTTCGTACGTTTACCTCGGTGAAATGATCACCAATATTCCGTTTCGCTTTGATGAACCGATGGAAGACCAATGCGGCGATTGCCGTCTGTGCATCGATTCGTGCCCGACTGGCGCAATTGTTGAAGGCGGCCAATTGAATGCCCAGCGCTGCGTGTCGTTTTTGACGCAGACAAAAGGCTTTTTGCCGGATGAGTTCCGCACTATTATCGGCAACCGCTTGTACGGCTGCGACACGTGCCAGACGGTTTGCCCGAAAAACAAACGGAAAGCGAATCAGATCCATACGGAATTCGAACCGGATCCAGAAATCGCTAAGCCGCTCTTAGAGCCGCTGCTGACGATTTCAAATAAAGAGTTTAGGGCGAAATTTGGTTATATCTCTGGTTCATGGCGCGGCAAAAAGCCGATCCAGCGCAACGCCATCTTGGCACTTGCGCATTTTAAAGAAGCAAGTGCTGTTCCTGCGTTGATTGAGTTATTGAACAAGGATGAGCGGCCGGTGATCCGCGGAACCGCTGCTTGGGCAATCGGGAAAATCGGGACCGAAGAAGGGCTGCTTGCCTTGAAGCAAGCGGAGCAGCAAGAACAAGATCAAGAAGTACTTGAGGAAATTCAAAAAGGATTGGCATTTTTTGCTGAAGAGTTGAAAGGATAA
- a CDS encoding B3/B4 domain-containing protein: MEIQIDPEILKIFPDFKIGTIHYNNITVSESPQMLKGRLQLFQEQLYFDLEDKEITDFPGLLEWQLLWKALGADPSRYRPSAEALFRRIRKQNYIVPVHSGVDMNSFLSLQYEIPLGLYDADKISGAVEIAVGTEQDQYEGLNNRINTLTNILVSRDEQGAFGSPYVDSKRTMVTEQTVNALHIFYLRPSMDRDTAIQLLTAASNMFTGINGGDAEIAVW, translated from the coding sequence ATGGAGATTCAAATTGATCCTGAAATTCTCAAAATCTTTCCTGACTTTAAAATAGGAACGATTCATTATAACAATATCACCGTTTCCGAGTCACCTCAAATGTTAAAGGGCCGGCTTCAACTTTTCCAGGAACAATTATACTTTGATTTGGAAGACAAAGAAATCACTGACTTCCCGGGACTCCTCGAATGGCAACTATTATGGAAAGCACTGGGGGCCGACCCAAGCCGCTACCGTCCATCTGCTGAAGCTTTATTCCGCAGAATCCGCAAACAAAATTACATAGTTCCTGTCCATTCCGGAGTGGATATGAACAGTTTTCTTTCGCTTCAATACGAAATTCCGCTCGGCTTGTACGATGCGGACAAAATTTCAGGAGCTGTGGAGATTGCTGTCGGTACTGAACAAGATCAATACGAGGGACTCAATAACCGCATCAACACATTAACCAATATTCTTGTATCCAGAGACGAGCAAGGCGCTTTCGGCAGCCCTTATGTCGACTCCAAACGGACGATGGTTACCGAACAAACCGTCAATGCGCTGCATATCTTCTATTTGCGCCCGTCCATGGACCGAGACACGGCGATCCAGCTGTTGACTGCCGCATCCAATATGTTCACCGGCATTAACGGCGGCGACGCTGAAATTGCTGTCTGGTAA
- a CDS encoding DinB family protein has product MSKKEMILDQLSVCRNMDSWIKPLSTALEGLRLEEVTWKPNEASNSISEITSHLLFYNDRWMKRFKGEPVGESPELNSDTFQTIDGLTEDSWQRHVAKLDAGLEQWQKVIEDSTEEELHGSIPGFPEEAVWWEALSNLCTHNTYHTGQIIYIRKALGNWEIAPDWE; this is encoded by the coding sequence ATGAGTAAAAAAGAGATGATATTGGATCAACTTTCAGTGTGCCGGAACATGGACAGCTGGATAAAACCGCTGAGCACGGCGCTCGAGGGATTGCGTTTAGAAGAAGTAACTTGGAAACCGAATGAAGCATCTAATTCCATCAGCGAAATCACCAGTCATCTGTTGTTTTATAATGACCGTTGGATGAAACGTTTCAAAGGCGAACCGGTAGGGGAATCGCCGGAACTTAATTCCGATACTTTCCAAACTATCGATGGGTTGACGGAAGATTCTTGGCAGCGCCATGTCGCTAAGCTGGACGCCGGACTTGAGCAGTGGCAGAAAGTGATCGAAGACTCCACTGAAGAAGAGCTTCACGGATCTATTCCGGGATTTCCAGAAGAGGCCGTCTGGTGGGAAGCGCTATCCAATCTGTGCACACACAACACGTACCACACAGGTCAAATCATTTATATTCGCAAAGCATTGGGCAACTGGGAAATTGCGCCGGATTGGGAATAA
- a CDS encoding RluA family pseudouridine synthase gives MSWSYEVKEDGLTVEELLRSEWGLGKKIVHEMRMAKSVKNDKFQEVIWREPLEKGTVLHFDLPPAVSPYEPKHDVELPILFEDEHFIIANKPKGMKTHPNEVGQIDTFINAILGHIVRNGGSYGEHVHRLDQGTSGLLMVAKHPVAKNVLDRMLEQKQLVRDYEAVVKGRVREKSGTIDAKLGRDRHHATRRIASPTGQSAVTYFKVVKQLDSKSILHLTLETGRTHQIRAHLAHLGHPIIGDELYGGPPTQDGAYHLHAFRMSFIHPFTGEKIVIEDTSR, from the coding sequence ATGAGTTGGAGTTATGAAGTAAAAGAAGACGGCTTAACCGTCGAAGAATTGTTACGGTCCGAATGGGGATTAGGGAAAAAAATCGTCCACGAAATGCGAATGGCAAAAAGCGTAAAAAACGATAAATTCCAAGAAGTTATTTGGAGAGAACCGCTTGAAAAAGGCACTGTGCTGCATTTTGACTTGCCGCCGGCCGTTTCACCGTATGAACCAAAACACGATGTCGAATTGCCGATTTTGTTTGAAGACGAACATTTTATTATCGCCAACAAACCAAAAGGCATGAAAACCCACCCGAATGAAGTAGGACAGATTGATACGTTCATTAACGCCATACTTGGACATATTGTCAGAAACGGCGGCTCGTACGGAGAGCACGTCCACCGGCTCGACCAAGGAACGTCCGGCTTATTGATGGTAGCCAAGCACCCGGTAGCTAAAAACGTCTTAGACCGCATGTTAGAACAAAAGCAGCTTGTCCGTGACTATGAAGCGGTTGTTAAAGGGAGAGTGCGCGAAAAGTCCGGCACCATCGATGCCAAGCTTGGCCGTGATCGCCATCATGCGACGCGCCGAATCGCCTCGCCAACCGGACAAAGTGCAGTCACCTATTTCAAAGTGGTAAAACAGCTGGACAGCAAATCGATCCTCCACTTGACGCTGGAAACCGGCCGGACGCACCAGATCCGCGCGCATCTAGCTCATCTTGGCCACCCTATCATCGGCGATGAATTATACGGCGGCCCACCGACACAAGACGGCGCCTACCATTTGCATGCGTTCCGCATGTCGTTCATCCATCCGTTTACCGGCGAGAAAATTGTGATCGAAGATACTTCACGGTAA
- a CDS encoding disulfide oxidoreductase codes for MTKRQENVLLSMWVVSLVATLGSLYFSEIRGYTPCNLCWIQRIFMYPLVLIIGVAYIQKNVRIAATTMVFAIVGGCISLYHYGIQKLAFLAEAAPSCGQVPCTGQYINWLGFITIPFLALIAFILIAGMSIYLWKTLKEEK; via the coding sequence ATGACAAAGCGCCAAGAAAACGTTTTGCTGTCCATGTGGGTAGTTTCACTGGTCGCAACACTGGGTTCACTTTATTTTTCTGAAATCCGCGGTTATACTCCATGCAACTTGTGTTGGATTCAACGCATTTTCATGTATCCGCTCGTACTCATCATCGGCGTTGCCTACATACAGAAAAATGTTCGCATTGCAGCTACTACAATGGTTTTCGCCATTGTCGGCGGATGTATTTCCCTCTACCACTACGGAATCCAAAAACTCGCTTTTTTGGCTGAAGCAGCTCCATCTTGTGGACAAGTTCCGTGTACAGGCCAATACATAAACTGGTTAGGATTTATCACCATTCCATTTTTGGCTCTAATCGCATTTATCTTAATTGCAGGAATGAGCATTTATCTTTGGAAAACACTCAAGGAGGAAAAATAA
- a CDS encoding NCS2 family permease has protein sequence MFHLKEYGTDVKTEIVAGTTTFLTMAYIVIVNPVILGAAGVPFDQVFLATIVAAVIGTLWMALFANYPIAIAPGMGLNAYFTSMVLGSGGAIDYTTAFAAVFAAGLIFILLSMTRLRKVLIEAIPENLKHAITAGIGLFIAFIGMRLSGIIVANEANLVGLGDLTSGPVALTLLGLLITLIFMSLNIHGGIFFGMIATGIIAFFTGQMKFGAGFLKLPSLPEGIIVWNPVEAFQLIIQYGLYGVVFSFLLVTLFDTTGTMIGVAKQAGLMKENKMPRMRQALLADSVAATAGAMLGTSPTTAYVESSAGVAAGGRTGLTSLTVAILFIIAAFFGPLVSTLSSVAAITAPALIIVGSLMIGAVKHIDWDQFDEAFPAFLIVLAMPLTSSIATGIALGFISYPLMKIFKGKGKSVHPILYVFAVLFTIQILIAPH, from the coding sequence ATGTTTCACTTAAAAGAATATGGAACAGATGTAAAAACAGAAATAGTAGCAGGAACTACCACGTTTTTGACGATGGCTTATATTGTTATTGTAAACCCTGTTATTTTAGGGGCGGCCGGGGTGCCCTTTGACCAAGTATTCCTGGCGACGATTGTTGCTGCTGTAATTGGTACATTGTGGATGGCACTTTTCGCCAACTACCCAATTGCCATAGCTCCCGGCATGGGATTGAATGCATATTTTACATCCATGGTGCTCGGTTCTGGCGGCGCGATTGATTACACGACTGCTTTCGCAGCGGTTTTTGCTGCAGGACTGATTTTTATCTTATTGTCTATGACCCGCTTGCGGAAAGTATTAATTGAAGCGATTCCGGAAAACCTAAAGCATGCCATCACTGCCGGAATTGGCTTGTTCATTGCATTTATCGGCATGCGGCTCAGCGGCATCATCGTTGCCAACGAAGCAAACTTAGTCGGATTGGGCGATTTGACATCCGGTCCTGTTGCACTGACGCTGCTCGGCTTATTGATTACTTTAATTTTCATGTCACTGAACATTCACGGCGGAATTTTCTTCGGGATGATCGCTACCGGCATTATCGCCTTCTTCACTGGCCAAATGAAATTCGGTGCAGGTTTCCTTAAACTGCCTTCACTGCCTGAAGGCATCATTGTCTGGAATCCGGTCGAAGCCTTTCAACTCATTATTCAGTATGGCTTATACGGCGTAGTATTTTCGTTCTTGCTTGTTACGTTATTCGATACAACTGGAACCATGATCGGTGTAGCGAAACAAGCAGGATTGATGAAAGAAAACAAAATGCCGCGCATGCGCCAAGCTTTGCTTGCTGATTCGGTTGCCGCTACCGCCGGCGCTATGTTGGGCACCAGCCCGACAACCGCTTATGTAGAGTCTTCTGCTGGCGTTGCAGCAGGCGGGAGAACTGGTTTGACTAGTTTGACTGTTGCTATCCTGTTTATCATTGCCGCCTTTTTCGGCCCGCTCGTCAGCACTTTATCAAGCGTCGCTGCCATTACGGCTCCCGCTTTGATTATCGTCGGAAGCTTGATGATCGGTGCTGTAAAACACATTGATTGGGACCAATTTGATGAAGCTTTCCCCGCTTTCTTGATTGTCCTGGCTATGCCTCTGACATCAAGCATCGCGACCGGGATTGCTCTTGGTTTTATCTCTTATCCTTTGATGAAGATTTTCAAAGGAAAAGGAAAAAGCGTTCATCCGATCTTGTATGTATTTGCAGTACTATTCACTATCCAAATTTTAATAGCGCCTCATTAA
- a CDS encoding Ig-like domain-containing protein: MGKKAFVSIALTSLLVFPFSYQQAYANESNSEAFKNLVEQREEKSLKKDAVDSTAIEKLEETLKTKRSSKANASRSSTSNDYLVEKEFNDDFVYANTLSYSKPTIGQLLPLFDVDFYKIKVPQDGALLVGGATSSESIYLMFAAVEKDWKKSGKLEYLGSEFDVNTEVQVYQAKAGTYYVPVIDEDMTWDYYYDDNTPEDLYSIVTAFVDNVKPGKPTINKVDNNDVKVTGKAEANSTVTVKRGTTVLKSVKATSAGTFSAAIPVQKAGTKLAVTAKDSAGNISSAATATVADVIAPSKPTINKVDSNDLKVTGKAEAGSTVTVKAGSTTLGSAVADAKGVYSVKIKAQKKGTTLTVTAKDKAGNVSSKATYVVVKH, encoded by the coding sequence TTGGGCAAAAAAGCATTTGTTTCGATTGCGTTAACAAGTTTATTGGTGTTTCCATTTTCTTATCAACAAGCCTATGCAAATGAGAGTAATAGCGAAGCATTTAAGAACTTAGTAGAACAAAGAGAAGAAAAGTCTTTGAAAAAAGATGCTGTTGATTCAACAGCTATTGAGAAGCTTGAAGAAACATTAAAAACTAAACGTTCTAGTAAAGCAAACGCGAGCCGTTCTAGTACGAGCAATGATTATTTAGTTGAAAAAGAGTTTAACGATGATTTTGTCTATGCGAATACGCTTTCTTATTCAAAACCAACAATAGGACAATTATTGCCTCTTTTCGATGTTGATTTTTATAAGATAAAAGTTCCGCAAGATGGGGCTTTATTAGTAGGGGGAGCGACTAGTTCTGAATCAATTTACTTGATGTTTGCTGCTGTAGAAAAGGATTGGAAAAAAAGCGGGAAACTAGAGTACTTGGGCAGTGAATTTGATGTAAATACAGAAGTTCAAGTATATCAAGCAAAAGCGGGAACTTATTACGTCCCTGTCATAGATGAAGATATGACGTGGGATTATTACTATGACGACAACACGCCTGAAGACCTTTATTCGATAGTGACTGCCTTTGTTGACAACGTGAAACCAGGCAAACCAACTATTAATAAAGTAGACAACAACGACGTAAAAGTGACGGGAAAAGCGGAAGCAAATTCGACCGTTACTGTGAAAAGAGGCACTACAGTTCTTAAGTCGGTTAAAGCCACGTCTGCTGGAACTTTCTCTGCGGCAATCCCTGTACAAAAAGCAGGCACTAAATTAGCAGTTACTGCTAAAGACAGCGCAGGCAACATAAGTTCTGCAGCAACGGCAACCGTGGCAGATGTCATTGCACCAAGCAAACCGACTATCAATAAAGTAGATAGCAACGATTTGAAGGTGACCGGAAAAGCAGAAGCGGGATCAACGGTCACTGTTAAAGCGGGGAGCACAACACTTGGATCCGCTGTTGCAGATGCTAAAGGGGTCTACTCTGTTAAAATCAAAGCCCAGAAAAAAGGGACGACTCTTACGGTAACTGCTAAAGATAAAGCAGGCAATGTCAGTTCTAAAGCAACGTACGTCGTTGTAAAACATTAA
- a CDS encoding thioredoxin family protein, which produces MKKMLAIAAVIVVIFGLIIFLTNQSNEKKLANNPYGNKDLKQSTIDQLDDENYQNIALPDDVNEKITSGEPTTVYFFSPECSHCQATTPVLMPVAEDMDVDVLQYNLLEYEQGWQDYFIEATPTLVHYEDGKEVARWVGSQPKENIEKFFDEVVLK; this is translated from the coding sequence ATGAAAAAAATGTTAGCCATTGCGGCTGTTATTGTTGTTATTTTCGGGTTGATCATTTTCTTGACCAATCAATCGAATGAAAAAAAACTCGCAAACAATCCCTACGGCAATAAGGATTTAAAACAATCGACCATCGACCAACTGGACGATGAAAATTACCAGAACATCGCCTTGCCGGACGATGTAAATGAAAAAATTACAAGCGGCGAACCGACTACTGTGTATTTCTTTAGTCCAGAATGTTCGCATTGCCAAGCTACTACACCGGTTTTGATGCCCGTAGCGGAAGATATGGATGTAGACGTCTTGCAATACAATCTGTTAGAGTATGAACAAGGATGGCAAGATTATTTCATCGAAGCAACTCCGACACTCGTGCACTATGAAGATGGAAAAGAAGTGGCGCGCTGGGTCGGCTCACAGCCGAAAGAAAATATCGAGAAATTTTTCGATGAAGTCGTTTTAAAATAA